Proteins from a single region of Lates calcarifer isolate ASB-BC8 linkage group LG19, TLL_Latcal_v3, whole genome shotgun sequence:
- the gabrg1 gene encoding gamma-aminobutyric acid receptor subunit gamma-1, translated as MKRLFIRAVQDRAMNPWLLFALLGLCSAFGPSKQEEEDYEDVPINKTWVLSPKIYESDVTLILNKLLQGYDNKLRPDIGVRPTVIETAVYVNSIGPVDPINMEYTIDIFFAQTWYDSRLKFNSSMKLLMLNSNMVGKIWIPDTFFRNSRKSDAHWITTPNRLLRLWSNGRVMYTLRLTINAECYLKLHNFPMDEHSCPLEFSSYGYPKNEIMYRWQRRAVEVADQRYWRLYQFAFVGLRNTSDVAHTQSGEYVIMTIFFDLSRRMGYFTIQTYIPCSMIVVLSWVSFWINKDAVPARTSLGITTVLTMTTLSTISRKSLPKVSYVTAMDLFVSVCFIFTFAALMEYGTLHYFTSNRQTKKAKANNNTQQKASSMVNIRPGTSLLQMNNIVPYHEEDDYAYECLDGKDCTSFFCCFDDCRSGAWRENRMHVRVSKIDSYSRIFFPTAFGLFNLVYWIGYLYL; from the exons ATGAAGCGGCTTTTTATCAGAGCTGTGCAGGACAGAGCCATGAACCCCTGGCTGCTCTTCGCTCTGCTCGGACTCTG TTCAGCATTTGGACCCAGtaaacaggaagaagaggacTATGAAGATGTGCCCATAAATAAGACCTGGGTCTTATCACCAAAGATCTATGAAAGCGATGTGACTTTGATCCTAAATAAACTGCTGCAGGGTTATGATAACAAACTGCGGCCTGACATTGGAG tgaGACCGACAGTGATTGAAACAGCTGTATATGTCAACAGCATTGGACCCGTGGACCCCATCAACATG GAATACACCATTGACATCTTCTTTGCCCAGACATGGTATGACAGCCGACTGAAGTTCAACAGCTCAATGAAGTTGCTCATGCTTAATAGTAACATGGTAGGCAAAATCTGGATTCCTGACACATTCTTCAGGAATTCACGCAAATCAGATGCCCACTGGATCACCACTCCCAACCGCCTCCTGAGACTGTGGAGCAATGGGAGAGTCATGTACACACTAAG gttGACTATTAATGCGGAGTGTTACCTTAAGCTGCATAACTTTCCAATGGATGAGCACTCGTGCCCACTGGAGTTTTCAAGCT ATGGCTATCCCAAGAATGAGATCATGTACCGGTGGCAGAGACGGGCAGTAGAGGTAGCAGACCAGCGGTACTGGAGACTCTACCAGTTTGCCTTTGTAGGGTTGAGGAACACCTCTGATGTGGCACACACCCAGTCAG GTGAATATGTAATCATGACGATCTTTTTTGACCTGAGTCGAAGAATGGGCTACTTTACCATCCAGACCTACATTCCCTGCAGTATGATTGTGGTCTTGTCCTGGGTCTCCTTCTGGATCAATAAGGATGCAGTCCCAGCTCGCACATCTCTAG GTATCACCACAGTTCTCACCATGACAACTCTAAGTACCATCTCCAGAAAGTCCTTGCCCAAGGTTTCTTACGTCACTGCTATGGACCTGTTCGTCTCTGTTTGCTTCATCTTCACCTTCGCTGCCCTCATGGAGTATGGCACTCTGCACTACTTCACCAGCAACAGACAGACCAAGAAGGCTAAAGCCAACAATAACACACAG CAGAAAGCATCCAGCATGGTGAATATCCGACCTGGGACATCCCTGCTGCAGATGAACAACATTGTGCCGTATCACGAGGAGGATGATTATGCTTATGAGTGTTTGGATGGAAAAGACTGCACcagcttcttctgctgcttcGATGACTGTCGCTCAGGTGCCTGGCGTGAAAACAGGATGCACGTGCGGGTTTCCAAGATTGATTCTTACTCACGAATATTCTTCCCCACCGCTTTTGGCCTTTTTAATCTGGTTTATTGGATAGGTTATCTGTATCTATAA